A portion of the Novosphingobium sp. KA1 genome contains these proteins:
- the pepN gene encoding aminopeptidase N — protein MDIASNAAHPEAAPAITAPPVIRREDYRPPEWLVPQIALDFRLGIDATHVTAKLSVTRNPAGEGSSTLRLNGDQIAPLAVRVDGEAVNDWRLDGPDLLVALSGEAHEVEVETAMNPAGNSQLMGLYASNGMLCTQCEAEGFRRITFFPDRPDVLSTYSVHMAGDKAQFPILLSNGNCTATGENADGTHWAEWHDPWPKPSYLFALVAGDLVANHAQFITQSGRKVDLNIWVRAGDEQRTQHAMDSLIASMKWDEEAFGREYDLDLFNVVAVSDFNMGAMENKGLNVFNTRYVLAEPETATDADYDGIESVIGHEYFHNWSGNRVTCRDWFQLSLKEGFTVLRDQLFSADMGSEPVKRIEDVRTLRGGQFPEDSGPLAHPIRPDSYQEISNFYTATVYNKGAEVIRMMRTMAGTERFRQGTDLYFDRHDGEAATCEDFVKAIEQGAGLDLTQFRLWYSQAGTPQVAVSLTHEGDVATLTLAQTVPATPGQPDKQPMPIPLRIALYDRDTGTHAGERLIVLDKAEDSFTFEGFARLPVLSINRGFSAPVAIEFERDAEDLVFLAARDDDPFARYEAMQSLVVQHLVAAVGGGLADADRAAGRAAIGKAFAAIIADEALDDLMRGELMMLPTVAYLSEQVLVADPYAIHEEREALKHWLGGELASELKALHDRVSAVSYGRDAAARGARKAKAQALILIASGDAAEGAARAIAQYRAADNMTDRQSALTVLCNLEGPERDEALADFHQRYQGNALVIDKWFQLQASCFHPQVLDHVKALAGHPDFTLSNPNRVRALFMSLALNPKGFHDVSGEGYRLIGDLIRRLDPLNPQTTARFVPHLGRWRRIEPVRAAMMRAELEEIMAQGELSRDVREQVGKSLG, from the coding sequence ATGGACATCGCCAGCAACGCCGCCCACCCCGAAGCTGCTCCCGCCATCACGGCACCGCCCGTGATCCGCCGCGAGGATTACCGGCCGCCCGAATGGCTGGTGCCGCAGATCGCGCTGGACTTCCGGCTGGGCATCGATGCCACGCATGTGACTGCGAAGCTCTCGGTAACGCGTAATCCGGCCGGCGAGGGCAGTTCGACTCTGCGCCTCAACGGCGACCAGATCGCCCCGCTTGCCGTGCGGGTCGACGGCGAGGCGGTGAACGACTGGCGGCTCGACGGTCCCGACCTGCTGGTGGCGCTTTCGGGCGAGGCGCACGAGGTCGAAGTCGAAACGGCAATGAACCCGGCGGGCAACAGCCAGCTCATGGGCCTCTATGCGTCGAACGGCATGCTCTGCACCCAGTGCGAGGCCGAGGGTTTCCGCCGCATCACCTTTTTCCCCGATCGCCCCGACGTGCTCTCGACCTATTCGGTGCACATGGCGGGCGACAAGGCGCAGTTCCCGATCCTGCTTTCCAACGGCAACTGCACCGCCACGGGCGAGAATGCCGACGGCACGCACTGGGCGGAATGGCACGATCCCTGGCCCAAGCCGAGCTATCTTTTCGCGCTGGTGGCGGGCGACCTGGTGGCCAACCATGCGCAGTTCATCACGCAGTCCGGCCGCAAGGTCGATCTCAACATCTGGGTCCGCGCGGGCGACGAGCAGCGCACGCAGCATGCGATGGATTCGCTGATCGCCTCGATGAAGTGGGATGAAGAGGCCTTCGGGCGCGAATACGACCTTGACCTGTTCAATGTCGTTGCCGTGTCGGACTTCAACATGGGGGCGATGGAGAACAAGGGCCTCAACGTCTTCAACACCCGCTACGTCCTCGCCGAGCCGGAAACCGCCACCGATGCCGATTACGACGGGATCGAGAGCGTGATCGGCCACGAATACTTCCACAACTGGTCGGGCAACCGCGTGACCTGCCGCGACTGGTTCCAGCTTTCGCTGAAGGAGGGCTTCACGGTCCTGCGCGACCAGCTGTTCAGTGCCGACATGGGCAGCGAGCCGGTCAAGCGGATCGAGGATGTGCGCACCCTGCGGGGCGGCCAGTTCCCCGAGGATTCGGGCCCGCTCGCCCATCCGATCCGCCCGGATTCCTATCAGGAAATCAGCAATTTCTACACGGCGACCGTCTACAACAAGGGCGCCGAGGTGATCCGCATGATGCGGACGATGGCAGGCACCGAACGGTTCCGGCAGGGCACCGACCTCTACTTCGACCGCCACGACGGCGAGGCGGCGACGTGCGAGGACTTCGTCAAGGCGATCGAGCAGGGCGCCGGGCTGGACCTTACGCAGTTCCGCCTGTGGTATTCGCAGGCCGGCACACCGCAAGTCGCGGTCTCGCTCACCCACGAGGGCGATGTGGCGACGCTGACCCTGGCGCAGACCGTCCCCGCCACGCCGGGGCAGCCGGACAAGCAGCCAATGCCGATCCCGCTGCGCATCGCGCTCTATGACCGCGATACCGGCACCCATGCGGGCGAGCGGCTGATCGTGCTCGACAAGGCCGAGGACAGCTTCACGTTCGAAGGTTTCGCGCGCCTGCCGGTGCTGTCGATCAACCGCGGCTTCTCGGCCCCTGTCGCCATCGAGTTCGAACGCGATGCCGAGGATCTGGTGTTCCTCGCCGCGCGCGATGACGATCCCTTTGCCCGCTACGAGGCCATGCAGAGCCTGGTCGTCCAGCACCTTGTCGCGGCCGTGGGCGGCGGGCTGGCGGATGCCGACCGGGCCGCCGGGCGCGCGGCCATCGGCAAGGCCTTTGCCGCGATCATCGCCGACGAGGCGCTCGACGACCTGATGCGCGGCGAACTGATGATGCTGCCGACCGTCGCCTACCTGTCCGAGCAGGTGCTGGTGGCCGATCCTTACGCGATCCACGAGGAGCGCGAGGCGCTCAAGCACTGGCTGGGCGGCGAACTGGCAAGCGAACTCAAGGCGCTGCACGACCGCGTTTCGGCAGTATCCTATGGCCGCGATGCGGCAGCACGCGGGGCCCGCAAGGCCAAGGCGCAGGCGCTGATCCTGATCGCCTCGGGGGATGCCGCCGAGGGCGCGGCCCGCGCCATCGCCCAGTACCGCGCGGCCGACAACATGACCGACCGCCAGTCTGCGCTCACCGTCCTGTGCAACCTCGAGGGTCCCGAGCGGGACGAGGCCCTCGCCGACTTCCACCAGCGTTATCAGGGCAATGCCCTGGTGATCGACAAGTGGTTCCAGCTTCAGGCAAGCTGCTTCCACCCGCAGGTCCTGGACCATGTGAAGGCCTTGGCCGGGCATCCCGATTTCACGCTGTCCAACCCCAACCGGGTGCGGGCTCTGTTCATGTCGCTGGCGCTCAATCCCAAGGGTTTCCATGATGTGAGCGGCGAGGGCTACCGCCTGATCGGTGACCTGATCCGCCGCCTCGACCCGCTCAACCCGCAGACGACTGCGCGGTTCGTTCCGCATCTCGGCCGCTGGCGCCGGATCGAACCGGTGCGCGCGGCGATGATGCGCGCCGAACTGGAAGAGATCATGGCGCAGGGCGAACTCTCGCGCGATGTGCGCGAACAGGTGGGCAAGAGCCTTGGCTGA
- a CDS encoding SDR family NAD(P)-dependent oxidoreductase, whose protein sequence is MPPRLFIFGLGYTASVVAARLSRMGWEVISTGRDGTLSFEDEGNVRLALADADHVLSSVPPGSEGRGEPLDPVLERYGDALKGKALSYLSSTGVYGDAGGAWVDESAPIGTGRRTARAQADHEWFSLGARVYRLPGIYGPGRSMLDRVREGRAHRIDLPGQVFSRVHVSDIASGVIAGLQGPAGAYNLADDLPCAQNRVVEEACRLTGAPLPPLQTLEEAALSPMARAFYAENRRVANGKARRVLGWKPRFATYREGLRDISATTSPTVASPAPAIASGDQR, encoded by the coding sequence ATGCCGCCCCGCCTGTTCATCTTCGGCCTTGGCTATACCGCCTCTGTGGTGGCCGCGCGGCTGTCCCGCATGGGCTGGGAAGTGATCTCCACCGGCCGCGACGGCACACTTTCCTTCGAGGACGAGGGCAATGTGCGGCTCGCGCTGGCCGATGCCGATCATGTGCTCTCCTCGGTCCCTCCGGGAAGCGAAGGGCGCGGCGAACCGCTCGATCCGGTGCTGGAGCGTTATGGCGACGCGCTGAAGGGCAAGGCGCTGTCCTACCTGTCCTCCACCGGCGTCTATGGTGATGCCGGCGGCGCCTGGGTGGACGAGAGCGCCCCCATCGGCACAGGCCGCCGTACCGCGCGGGCGCAGGCGGACCACGAATGGTTCTCGCTGGGTGCGCGGGTCTACCGGCTACCCGGGATCTACGGCCCGGGCCGCTCCATGCTCGACCGCGTGCGCGAGGGCCGGGCGCATCGCATCGACCTGCCCGGGCAGGTGTTCAGCCGCGTGCACGTGTCGGACATCGCCTCGGGCGTGATCGCGGGGCTTCAGGGCCCCGCAGGAGCCTACAACCTCGCCGACGACCTGCCCTGCGCCCAGAACCGGGTGGTGGAGGAAGCCTGCCGCCTCACCGGCGCGCCGCTGCCCCCTTTGCAGACGCTGGAAGAAGCCGCGCTCTCCCCGATGGCGCGGGCGTTCTATGCGGAGAACCGCCGCGTCGCCAATGGCAAGGCGCGGCGGGTACTCGGCTGGAAACCGCGCTTTGCGACTTACCGCGAAGGGCTGCGCGACATCAGCGCCACCACCAGCCCCACCGTTGCCAGCCCGGCTCCGGCAATTGCCAGCGGCGACCAGCGGTAG
- a CDS encoding DMT family transporter gives MSGADTAPSFLKPAVALPFLLVALIWGSTWFVITGQIGTVPASWSVAWRFALATPAMFLVAIAMRKSLKLGKAGQLLAFAVGLTQFCGNYNFVYRAEMHLTSGIVAVMIGLLLVPNAILARVLLKQPITLRFAVGSLIAIGGLALLLLHEAHEAPLGGKVVLGTVFALIAMMCASVSNVIQANDTGRALPMVSLLSWAMLYGTICDVLLALVFAGPPVIPHDARYWMGTAYLAILGSVVTFPLYYTLIRQLGAGKAAYNGVAVIVIAMFISTLFEGYRWSPLAIAGAGLATVGLVVALMSRSPSR, from the coding sequence GTGAGCGGTGCCGATACCGCGCCGAGCTTCCTCAAGCCGGCGGTGGCGCTGCCGTTCCTGTTGGTGGCGCTGATCTGGGGATCGACGTGGTTCGTCATCACCGGGCAGATCGGCACGGTGCCGGCCAGCTGGTCGGTGGCGTGGCGCTTTGCACTGGCGACGCCGGCGATGTTCCTTGTGGCGATTGCCATGCGCAAGAGCCTGAAGCTGGGCAAGGCCGGGCAATTGCTGGCTTTCGCGGTCGGTCTCACGCAGTTCTGCGGCAATTACAACTTTGTCTACCGGGCGGAGATGCACCTGACTTCGGGCATCGTCGCGGTCATGATCGGGCTGCTGCTGGTGCCCAACGCAATTCTCGCGCGGGTGTTGCTGAAGCAGCCGATCACCTTGCGCTTCGCCGTCGGCAGTCTGATCGCCATTGGGGGGCTCGCGCTGCTGCTGCTGCACGAGGCGCATGAGGCGCCGCTGGGCGGCAAGGTGGTGCTGGGCACCGTCTTTGCGCTGATCGCGATGATGTGCGCCTCGGTCTCGAACGTGATTCAGGCGAACGATACCGGCAGGGCGCTGCCGATGGTAAGCCTGCTGTCCTGGGCGATGCTCTACGGCACGATCTGCGACGTGCTTCTGGCGCTCGTCTTCGCCGGCCCGCCGGTGATCCCGCACGATGCGCGCTACTGGATGGGCACGGCCTATCTCGCCATTCTCGGCTCGGTGGTGACGTTCCCGCTCTACTACACGCTGATCCGCCAGCTTGGGGCGGGCAAGGCGGCCTACAACGGCGTGGCGGTGATCGTGATCGCCATGTTCATCTCGACGCTGTTCGAGGGCTACCGCTGGTCGCCGCTGGCAATTGCCGGAGCCGGGCTGGCAACGGTGGGGCTGGTGGTGGCGCTGATGTCGCGCAGCCCTTCGCGGTAA
- a CDS encoding low specificity L-threonine aldolase — protein sequence MKFLSDNAARVHPRVWDAMKAADEPDSPYDGDGLSKALDARFSALFGHDCAALWVATGTAANCLALSAMVEPHGAVICHREAHIEMDEGGAPGFYLHGAKLLLADGESAKITPEAIARVIDPIRDGVHQVQPHAVSTTQASEYGCVYRPEELAALSAFVKGKGLGLHMDGARFGNAVAFLGGSAADAALGVDALSFGMVKNGAMSAEAIVFFDPAMADKVRFRRKRAGHLQSKGRYLAAQILAMLEGDLWLGNARAANAAASEIAAAAGTRLLHPVEANEIFLTSTAAERAALRAQGFEFYDWGDDAARLVTAWDAREEHVCALARAIAAL from the coding sequence ATGAAGTTCCTTTCCGACAACGCCGCACGGGTCCACCCGAGGGTCTGGGATGCCATGAAGGCTGCCGACGAGCCTGATTCGCCTTACGATGGCGACGGTCTCAGCAAGGCGCTGGACGCGCGCTTTTCCGCGCTGTTCGGGCATGACTGCGCGGCGCTCTGGGTGGCGACGGGCACGGCGGCGAACTGTCTGGCGCTTTCGGCCATGGTCGAGCCGCATGGCGCGGTGATCTGCCACCGGGAGGCGCATATCGAGATGGACGAAGGCGGCGCGCCCGGCTTCTATCTTCACGGCGCCAAGCTGCTGCTGGCCGATGGTGAGAGCGCGAAGATCACGCCCGAGGCGATTGCCCGCGTGATCGACCCGATCCGCGACGGCGTGCATCAGGTGCAGCCGCATGCCGTCTCGACTACGCAGGCCAGCGAATATGGCTGCGTCTATCGGCCCGAGGAATTGGCCGCGCTCTCCGCCTTCGTGAAGGGCAAGGGGCTCGGTCTGCATATGGACGGCGCGCGCTTCGGCAATGCCGTGGCGTTCCTCGGCGGCAGCGCGGCGGATGCGGCGCTGGGCGTCGATGCGCTGAGCTTCGGCATGGTCAAGAACGGGGCGATGAGCGCCGAGGCCATCGTTTTCTTCGACCCGGCGATGGCCGACAAGGTCCGCTTCCGCCGCAAGCGCGCTGGGCATCTGCAATCGAAGGGGCGTTATCTCGCCGCGCAGATTCTGGCGATGCTGGAAGGCGACCTCTGGCTAGGCAATGCGCGCGCCGCCAATGCTGCCGCTTCCGAGATCGCCGCCGCCGCTGGCACGCGCCTGCTGCACCCGGTCGAGGCGAACGAGATTTTCCTCACTTCCACCGCGGCCGAACGTGCGGCGCTGCGGGCGCAGGGCTTCGAGTTCTACGACTGGGGTGATGATGCGGCCCGGCTCGTGACCGCTTGGGATGCCCGCGAAGAGCACGTCTGTGCACTCGCCCGCGCGATTGCCGCGCTGTGA
- a CDS encoding GNAT family N-acetyltransferase, whose product MVGVTITAHENGNSGEYVAHVADSDATGRLVWAQRDGIRYAEHTLVPPAIGGRGVAARLVEAMVADARENHFRIGPSCSYVAAAFKRHPEWADVKA is encoded by the coding sequence ATGGTCGGCGTGACTATCACTGCGCATGAAAACGGAAATTCCGGCGAGTATGTCGCCCACGTCGCCGACAGCGATGCCACCGGGCGCCTTGTATGGGCGCAACGCGACGGCATTCGCTATGCCGAGCATACGCTGGTGCCGCCCGCGATCGGCGGACGCGGCGTGGCCGCGCGGCTGGTCGAGGCGATGGTGGCCGACGCACGGGAGAACCACTTCAGGATCGGCCCTTCGTGCAGCTATGTCGCCGCCGCGTTCAAACGGCACCCCGAGTGGGCGGATGTGAAGGCCTGA
- a CDS encoding hydantoinase B/oxoprolinase family protein gives MSTWQFWVDRGGTFTDVVARAPDGRFERLKLLSEDPGRYDDAAVEAMRRLTGTGKGALPESELRLGTTVATNALLEGKGEPVLLAITRGFGDALKIGTQERPDIFARHIVLPQPLNSAVLEIDERVGADGTVHRPLDLDAARAGLQRHFDAGLRAVAVVLMHGYRHKAHEAALADLAREIGFTQVSVSHEVAPLIKLIARGDTTVVDANLSPVLARYVAGLEAGLGPKVSALYMQSSGGLTTGDAFAGKDAILSGPAGGIVGMAAIAKEAGFDHVLGFDMGGTSTDVSHYAGAYERDSETRVAGARVRVPMMRIETVAAGGGSICRFDGARFLVGPESAGAVPGPACYRRGGPLAVTDCNLLLGKLRPEHFPHVFGPEGNEPLDLAAAEARMDEVLAEVRAATGRELTREQAAEGFLEIAVANMANAIKTVSLRRGHDMTRAALVTFGGAGGQHACKVADALGVTSVLCHPLASVLSAYGMGLADRRMLRQRTLALPLEGDAMTSLDGAVAALGDEARAALAAQGIAPEEIAIEAALAVRPKGSDNAIEVPVGPLDAMREAFRAGWHQRFGFGAGEQLIGETLRVEAVHAGHSGGGATLVLPAESSPAAEQVDLWTQGAHHRVPLYLREGLAEGFEADGPLLVVDDVSTTVVEPGWRVRVDHVGNLILTRDVPQQVQADLSTECDPVRLEIMGALFMAIAEEMGAALQHSASSVNIRERLDFSCALFDREGNLVANAPHMPVHLGSMGESVRTILQRRGDAKDGRGILSGDAYVLNAPYDGGTHLPDITVVMPVFIEGETVPAWFVAARGHHADIGGISPGSMPPGSRSLDEEGVLIDNVLLVDRGTLQEAPLRDLLASGPHPSRAIEQNLADLRAQLAACQRGASELRRVAREQGREVVDAYMAHAQAHAEQAVRALIERLQEGHFRVPMDNGAEIAVSVTIDRAARGATIDFAGTSAQLPDNFNAPLPVVRAAVLYVVRTLIDDAVPMNEGCLRPITLRVPEGSMLYPKAPAAVVAGNVETSQAITDALFGALGAMAASQGTMNNFTFGNARYQYYETISGGSGAGPDFDGTPVVQTHMTNSRLTDPEVLETNYPVLLEEFSIRRGSGGSGAHKGGDGATRRVRFLEPMQAGILSQRRKTSPFGLSGGADGEPGRNRIERADGSVEELGATATAQLGPGDVFVIETPGGGGFGRGQ, from the coding sequence ATGAGCACATGGCAATTCTGGGTCGATCGTGGTGGCACCTTTACCGACGTCGTGGCACGCGCGCCCGATGGACGGTTCGAGCGGCTGAAGCTGCTCTCCGAAGACCCCGGCCGTTATGACGATGCCGCCGTCGAGGCGATGCGGCGGCTGACCGGCACCGGCAAGGGCGCGCTTCCCGAATCCGAACTGCGCCTTGGCACGACCGTTGCCACCAATGCCCTGCTCGAAGGCAAGGGCGAGCCGGTGCTGCTGGCGATCACGCGCGGCTTTGGCGATGCGCTGAAGATCGGCACGCAGGAGCGGCCCGACATTTTCGCGCGCCATATCGTCCTGCCGCAGCCGCTCAATTCTGCGGTGCTGGAAATCGACGAGCGCGTCGGAGCCGATGGTACCGTCCACCGCCCGCTCGATCTGGACGCCGCGCGTGCGGGCCTGCAACGCCACTTCGACGCGGGTCTGCGCGCCGTGGCCGTGGTGCTGATGCACGGCTATCGCCACAAGGCGCATGAGGCGGCGCTGGCCGATCTCGCGCGGGAGATCGGTTTCACCCAGGTCTCGGTGAGTCACGAAGTCGCCCCGCTGATCAAGTTGATCGCGCGCGGCGACACCACGGTGGTGGACGCCAACCTCTCGCCGGTGCTCGCCCGCTATGTCGCCGGGCTGGAGGCGGGGCTGGGGCCCAAGGTCTCCGCGCTCTACATGCAGTCGAGCGGCGGGCTGACCACGGGGGACGCCTTTGCCGGCAAGGACGCGATCCTCTCCGGCCCGGCGGGTGGCATCGTCGGCATGGCGGCCATTGCCAAGGAGGCCGGGTTCGATCACGTGCTGGGCTTCGACATGGGCGGCACCTCTACCGACGTATCGCACTATGCCGGCGCCTATGAGCGCGACAGCGAGACGCGCGTGGCTGGCGCCCGCGTGCGCGTGCCGATGATGCGGATCGAGACGGTGGCGGCGGGCGGCGGATCGATCTGCCGCTTCGACGGCGCGCGCTTTCTCGTCGGACCGGAGAGCGCCGGCGCGGTGCCCGGCCCGGCCTGCTACCGGCGCGGCGGCCCGCTGGCGGTGACCGACTGCAACCTGCTGCTCGGCAAGCTGCGTCCCGAACATTTTCCGCATGTCTTCGGCCCTGAAGGCAACGAACCGCTCGATCTTGCCGCGGCCGAGGCGCGGATGGACGAAGTCCTGGCCGAAGTCCGCGCCGCTACGGGGCGCGAACTGACGCGCGAGCAGGCGGCGGAAGGGTTCCTCGAAATTGCCGTCGCCAACATGGCTAATGCGATCAAGACCGTCTCGCTGCGGCGCGGTCACGACATGACCCGCGCGGCGCTCGTGACGTTCGGGGGCGCGGGCGGCCAGCACGCGTGCAAGGTGGCCGATGCGCTGGGCGTGACCAGCGTGCTGTGCCACCCGCTCGCCTCGGTGCTGTCTGCCTATGGCATGGGCCTTGCGGACCGGCGGATGCTGCGTCAGCGCACTTTGGCGCTGCCGCTGGAGGGTGACGCCATGACGTCACTCGATGGCGCCGTTGCGGCGCTGGGCGATGAGGCACGGGCGGCGCTGGCCGCGCAGGGCATCGCTCCGGAGGAAATCGCGATCGAGGCGGCCCTCGCCGTGCGTCCCAAGGGCAGCGACAATGCCATCGAAGTGCCGGTCGGCCCGCTCGATGCCATGCGGGAGGCCTTCCGCGCCGGCTGGCACCAGCGCTTCGGCTTCGGCGCGGGGGAGCAGCTCATCGGCGAAACGCTGCGGGTGGAGGCGGTCCATGCGGGGCATTCGGGTGGCGGCGCGACGCTGGTTCTTCCCGCAGAGTCCTCGCCTGCGGCCGAACAGGTCGATCTCTGGACGCAGGGCGCACACCACCGCGTGCCGCTCTATCTGCGCGAGGGACTGGCCGAGGGATTCGAGGCCGATGGCCCGCTCCTGGTGGTGGATGACGTCTCCACCACCGTCGTCGAGCCCGGCTGGCGGGTGCGTGTCGATCATGTCGGCAATCTCATACTTACTCGCGATGTGCCGCAGCAGGTGCAGGCCGATCTTTCGACCGAATGCGATCCGGTGCGCCTCGAAATCATGGGCGCGCTGTTCATGGCGATTGCCGAGGAAATGGGCGCCGCGCTCCAGCACTCGGCCAGTTCGGTGAACATTCGCGAGCGGCTGGATTTCTCCTGCGCGCTGTTCGACCGTGAGGGCAATCTCGTCGCCAATGCGCCGCATATGCCGGTGCATCTGGGCTCGATGGGCGAGAGTGTGCGCACGATCCTCCAGCGGCGCGGCGATGCGAAGGATGGACGCGGTATCCTGTCCGGAGATGCCTACGTTTTGAACGCGCCTTACGATGGCGGTACGCACCTGCCTGATATTACCGTGGTCATGCCCGTCTTTATCGAGGGCGAGACGGTTCCGGCGTGGTTCGTCGCCGCGCGTGGGCACCATGCCGACATCGGCGGGATCAGCCCCGGCTCGATGCCGCCGGGTTCGCGCTCTCTCGATGAGGAAGGCGTGCTGATCGACAACGTGCTGCTGGTCGATCGCGGTACGCTGCAGGAAGCGCCGCTGCGCGATCTGCTGGCCTCCGGCCCACACCCCTCGCGGGCCATCGAGCAGAACCTTGCCGACTTGCGCGCCCAGCTTGCCGCCTGCCAGCGCGGCGCCTCCGAGCTGCGGCGCGTCGCGCGCGAGCAGGGGCGCGAGGTGGTGGACGCCTACATGGCCCACGCGCAGGCCCATGCCGAACAGGCCGTTCGCGCGCTGATCGAGCGGCTTCAGGAAGGCCATTTCCGCGTGCCGATGGATAATGGCGCCGAGATCGCGGTTTCGGTCACCATCGACCGCGCCGCACGCGGAGCGACCATCGACTTCGCGGGCACCAGCGCCCAGCTTCCCGACAATTTCAACGCTCCGCTGCCGGTCGTGCGCGCGGCCGTGCTCTATGTCGTGCGTACGCTGATCGACGATGCGGTGCCGATGAACGAGGGGTGCCTGCGGCCGATCACCTTGCGCGTGCCGGAAGGCTCGATGCTCTATCCCAAGGCTCCGGCCGCTGTGGTTGCGGGCAATGTCGAGACGAGTCAGGCGATTACCGATGCGCTGTTCGGCGCGTTGGGCGCCATGGCCGCTTCGCAGGGGACGATGAACAACTTCACCTTCGGCAATGCCCGCTATCAGTATTACGAGACGATCTCGGGCGGTTCCGGCGCGGGGCCGGATTTTGACGGCACGCCGGTGGTGCAGACCCATATGACCAACAGCCGCCTCACCGATCCCGAAGTGCTGGAAACCAATTATCCGGTGCTGCTGGAGGAGTTCTCGATCCGGCGCGGCTCGGGCGGTTCGGGCGCGCACAAGGGCGGCGATGGCGCCACCCGGCGTGTGCGCTTTCTGGAGCCGATGCAGGCGGGCATCCTCTCGCAGCGGCGCAAGACTTCGCCTTTCGGCCTTTCGGGCGGTGCGGATGGCGAGCCGGGACGGAACCGGATCGAGCGGGCCGACGGCTCGGTCGAGGAACTGGGCGCGACTGCCACGGCGCAGTTGGGGCCGGGGGATGTGTTTGTGATCGAGACGCCGGGCGGCGGGGGATTTGGGCGAGGGCAGTAA
- a CDS encoding M20 family metallopeptidase → MSADLLTREASRLSDRIVALRRAVHAEPEIGLHNPKTRDKIRAALAHLPLEWREGPSTTGLVATLKGGAGEGGAVLLRGDTDALPMPEETGLPFASTVPGVMHACGHDTHVAMLAGAAEILAGQAERLKGEVRFMFQPGEEGHHGARFMLNDGLLGGEGLDRPLPGAAFALHIMPNAPHGLVAGRAGPLMAAADELRITVTGRGGHASMPHDTADPVPVACEIVMAIQTMVARRYSVFDPVVVTIAKIEAGSAHNVIPDSARLTGTMRTLSADTRARLKEELPRLVSGIAAAHGLTGEVTIREGFPVTMCDPRAVTFGEGVAQALFGPSAFRRLPDPIMGAEDFAYVLEKVPGAMFFLGVAHEGADWQHCCGIHSTKMMVDESVLPRGAAFLAGLAQNWLERGFG, encoded by the coding sequence ATGTCTGCTGATCTCCTGACGCGTGAAGCCTCCCGCCTGTCCGACCGCATCGTTGCCCTGCGCCGTGCGGTTCATGCCGAGCCCGAGATCGGGCTGCACAACCCGAAAACGCGCGACAAGATCCGCGCAGCGCTGGCTCACCTGCCGCTCGAATGGCGCGAAGGGCCATCGACCACCGGCCTCGTCGCCACGCTGAAAGGCGGTGCGGGAGAAGGCGGAGCGGTCCTGCTGCGCGGCGATACCGACGCCCTGCCGATGCCGGAGGAAACCGGGCTGCCCTTCGCCTCGACCGTTCCCGGGGTGATGCACGCCTGCGGCCACGACACCCACGTCGCCATGCTGGCGGGGGCGGCCGAGATCCTTGCGGGACAGGCGGAGCGGCTGAAGGGCGAAGTGCGCTTCATGTTCCAGCCGGGCGAGGAAGGCCACCACGGTGCCCGCTTCATGCTCAACGACGGGCTGCTGGGCGGCGAAGGGCTGGACCGTCCGCTGCCCGGTGCCGCTTTTGCGCTGCACATCATGCCCAATGCGCCGCATGGTCTGGTCGCCGGGCGCGCCGGGCCGCTGATGGCGGCGGCCGACGAACTGCGCATCACCGTCACCGGGCGCGGCGGCCATGCCTCGATGCCGCATGACACGGCCGATCCGGTGCCGGTCGCCTGCGAGATCGTGATGGCCATCCAGACCATGGTGGCGCGTCGTTACAGCGTGTTCGACCCGGTCGTGGTGACTATCGCGAAGATCGAGGCGGGCAGCGCCCACAACGTCATTCCCGATAGTGCAAGGCTCACCGGCACGATGCGCACGCTCTCGGCGGACACCCGCGCGCGACTGAAGGAGGAGCTGCCCCGGCTCGTCTCCGGCATCGCGGCGGCGCACGGCCTAACCGGGGAAGTGACCATCCGCGAAGGTTTCCCGGTGACCATGTGCGATCCCCGCGCGGTGACTTTCGGGGAAGGCGTGGCGCAGGCACTGTTCGGGCCGAGCGCGTTCCGCCGTCTGCCCGATCCGATCATGGGCGCGGAGGACTTTGCCTACGTGCTTGAAAAGGTGCCCGGCGCGATGTTTTTCCTTGGCGTCGCGCATGAGGGGGCCGACTGGCAGCATTGCTGCGGCATCCACTCGACCAAGATGATGGTCGACGAATCCGTGCTGCCGCGCGGCGCGGCCTTCCTGGCAGGTCTGGCGCAGAACTGGCTGGAGCGCGGTTTCGGCTGA